A single window of Candidatus Cloacimonadota bacterium DNA harbors:
- a CDS encoding Stp1/IreP family PP2C-type Ser/Thr phosphatase: MQKNTVRLRSANISDIGRNPARTKNEDYFGHFQGEFGDLFLVCDGMGGHEGGEIASRLAVESIRKHFETNYVPGEELATITQSIDFAQQKITERVELEPELAGMGTTLVLLLIQGVSYYIAHCGDSRIYLSRGGAINQLTKDHSEVQMMVESGIITQEQAATHPRRNFITKAIGHTSFAPDVSGPYILQQDDVFLLCSDGLTEYVKEDELHQQMEEEPQIACQNLVDMANDRGGNDNITIQIVQVQQCSPFTLREELPTPRRKKILPPLALVVTLLVFLGAVFWYARSIQVPPSPEIAATRDSLRAARAEAKRLAKEEKKRLKEERKKKGEKASEKAIDPKLAVADSTIANRLQSYAAGNPYLEAFNAMSNKTAQAKNFKFISKSEANQVIYIVPGQTIYLDYAKLAYQAGHNLKSEDITALMAIAVLRSSGQFNLAKEGWESKFIASGTSPIDDQTWNAARELYKKYDSVNADQLFNNPNRFARLRARILVGPYGVSLNKG, from the coding sequence ATGCAAAAGAACACCGTCCGCCTCCGCAGCGCGAACATCTCGGATATTGGCAGAAATCCGGCTCGCACCAAGAACGAAGACTATTTTGGCCATTTTCAAGGCGAATTCGGCGACCTTTTCCTGGTCTGTGACGGCATGGGTGGCCACGAGGGTGGCGAAATCGCTTCGCGCCTGGCAGTGGAGAGCATCCGCAAACATTTTGAGACCAATTACGTGCCCGGAGAAGAGCTGGCAACGATCACCCAAAGCATAGATTTCGCCCAGCAAAAGATCACCGAACGGGTGGAACTAGAGCCGGAACTTGCGGGCATGGGCACCACCCTGGTTCTGCTGCTGATTCAGGGAGTTAGCTATTACATCGCCCATTGCGGTGACAGCCGCATCTACCTAAGCCGCGGCGGCGCGATCAACCAACTCACCAAAGACCACTCCGAGGTGCAGATGATGGTGGAAAGCGGTATCATCACCCAGGAACAGGCAGCTACCCATCCCCGGCGCAATTTCATCACCAAAGCCATAGGCCACACCAGCTTCGCGCCGGACGTCTCGGGACCCTACATCCTGCAGCAGGACGACGTTTTCCTGCTCTGCTCGGACGGCCTTACGGAATACGTGAAGGAAGATGAACTGCACCAGCAGATGGAGGAGGAACCCCAGATCGCCTGCCAGAACCTGGTGGATATGGCCAACGACCGCGGCGGGAACGACAACATAACCATCCAGATCGTGCAGGTGCAGCAGTGCTCGCCCTTCACGCTCAGAGAAGAGCTTCCCACTCCGCGCAGGAAGAAAATACTGCCTCCTTTGGCTCTGGTTGTCACGCTGCTGGTCTTTCTGGGCGCCGTGTTCTGGTATGCCCGGTCCATCCAGGTTCCACCCTCTCCGGAAATCGCGGCAACCCGAGATTCCCTGAGAGCCGCCAGGGCTGAGGCCAAACGTCTGGCCAAAGAAGAAAAGAAGCGGCTGAAAGAAGAGCGGAAGAAAAAAGGGGAAAAAGCCTCGGAAAAGGCCATCGACCCCAAACTGGCGGTGGCGGATTCCACCATCGCCAACCGGCTGCAGTCTTACGCCGCGGGAAACCCTTATCTGGAAGCCTTTAACGCCATGAGCAACAAGACCGCGCAGGCCAAAAACTTCAAATTTATCAGCAAATCCGAAGCCAACCAGGTGATCTACATCGTTCCCGGCCAGACCATCTATCTGGATTATGCCAAGCTGGCCTACCAGGCCGGGCACAATCTGAAATCCGAGGACATCACCGCCCTGATGGCCATCGCCGTGCTGCGCTCCTCCGGTCAGTTCAACCTTGCCAAAGAGGGCTGGGAAAGCAAGTTCATCGCCTCTGGCACTTCCCCTATCGATGACCAGACCTGGAACGCGGCCCGGGAGCTTTATAAAAAATACGATTCGGTCAATGCCGACCAGCTTTTCAACAACCCAAACCGTTTCGCCCGCCTGCGCGCCCGCATCTTGGTAGGGCCCTACGGCGTCAGCCTGAACAAAGGCTGA